GGCGGCGAACTTCACCGCCAGGTGGCCGAGGCCGCCGATACCGACCACGCCGACCCGCGCGGTCGGCTTGATGTCGTAGGCCAGGAACGGCTTCAGCACGGTGATGCCGCCGCACAGCAGCGGGCCGGCGCTGGCCAGGTCAATGCCTTCGGGCAGCGGGATCGTCCACGCCCAGTGCGCGCGCAGCTTGTCGGCGAAGCCGCCGTGGTGGCCGCCGATGGTCGCCACCGCCTGCGCGCACAGGTTCTGGTCGCCGGACAGGCACTGGCGGCAATGCATGCAGCTTTCCGCAGTCCAGCCGATGCCCACGCGCTGACCGACCGACAAACCTTTCGCCTGCGCGCCCAGCGCGGTGACGCGGCCGACCACTTCGTGCCCGGGAATGAACGGGTAGCGCGCATTGCCCCACTCGTTGTTGATCATCGACAGGTCGGAGTGGCAGATGCCGCAGTAGTCGACGGCCACCTCGACTTCCTCGGCGCCCAGCTCGCCCACGTCGAACGTGGCCAGTTTCAGCGGCTGGCCGGCCGCGCTGGCGGCCCAGCCCGTGATCGAGGACATGGCGGACTCCTTCGATGAGAGAAAGCTCCAAGGTTACGCCGTTGTGCGGCGCGCGTGGATTGGACATGCTGGAGATCTTTCCCGTCACAGGAGCATCCCCATGCTTTACCGCCGCCTCGGTACCTCCGGCCTGCAACTTTCCGCGCTGTCGTTCGGCGCCTGGGTCACCTTCGGCAGACAGGTGGGGCGCGCGCAGGCACGCGACCTGCTGGCGCTGGCGCACGAGCGCGGGGTGAATTTTTTCGACAACGCCGAGACCTACAACAACGGCGTGGCCGAGCAGGTGATGGGCGACGTGCTGGCCGACCTGCGCTTCCCGCGCGACAGCTGGTGCGTCTCCAGCAAGGTGTTCTTCGGTGCGGTCGACAAGCCGCTGCCGACCCAGCGCGGGCTGTCGCGCAAGCACGTGATGGAAGCCTGCCACCAGGCGCTGCAGCGCCTGCGCGTGGATTACCTCGACCTGTATTTCTGCCATCGCCCCGATCCGGACACGCCGATCGCCGAGACCGTGGCAGCGATGGACACGCTGATCCGCCAGGGCAAGGTGCTGTACTGGGGCACCAGCGAATGGCCGGCCGAGGCGATCCATGAGGCACACAAGGTGGCCCGCGAGAACCATCTCTACGCGCCGGTGACGGAGCAGCCGCAGTACAACCTGCTGCACCGCGAGCGGGTCGAAGTGGAGTACGCGCCGCTGTACGAGGCCTACGGCATGGGCACCACGATCTGGTCGCCGCTGGCCTCCGGCCTGCTCAGCGGCAAGTACAACGGCGGCGTGCCGGCTGATTCGCGGCTGGCCCAGCCCGGCTACGAGTGGCTGCGCGAGAGCGTGCTGGGCCATGGCGACGAGCGCCTGGGCAAGGTGCGCGCCTTGCAGCCGATCGCAGCCGAGCTGGGCAGCAGCCTGGCGCAGCTGGCGATTGCCTGGTGCCTGCTCAATCCGCACGTCTCCACGGTGATGCTGGGCGCCAGCAAGCGCGAGCAGCTGGAGCAGAACCTGGACGCGCTGGAACTGCTGCCGCGACTGGACGCGGCGGTGGCGCAGCGGATCCGGCAGGCCGTCGAGACAGCCTGAGGGAAGGTGGTTGACAGACAAATGAGAATCATTATCATCGAAAACGTCTCCGCCGCTGCCGGATCTCCCGATGCCCGTCCTGTCCTTGTGCCAACCGCCGTCGTCGCGCCCGATTCTGCGGCCGGTACCATCAACCCCGTCTTCGGCAGTGGCCCGGCGCATTTCCAGCCAGGCGTTGCTGGAAGGTAAGCGCGAGCTGGTAATCGAGCATCAGGGCAGCGAGTACCACCTGCGGCTGACCCGCAACGACAAGCTGATCCTGACCAAGTAGCGGCGACGCTGGTTCTTCTGGCGTGGCGGGCGATGGCCCGCGCGCCTTCGTCGGGCCGGTGGCCCTCTTCGTGTCGCTGGAGGCAGGCGATGTTCAGTCCGTGGTGGCGGCAACTGCTGGAGGGATGCCCGCGGGCAACCGACGCGGACGTCTGCCGGCGCCGGCTGCGCATGACGCCCGCCGCCCTGGCCGTCTCGCTGCCGGCGCTCGGCAGCGTGCTGTACATGCCGTTGGCCGAGAGCGGCGCGGGCTTGCCGCAGCAGCCGGACGGCGTGCTGGTGGAGACGCCCAGGCTGGCGCCGCTGCTGCGCGTGCACTGGCTGTCGGCGGTCTGCGAGGTCGCGCCGGACGGGCCGCGCGAATGGATCGACGGCATCGACCGCGACGGCCGCCCTTGCGTGCGCCTGCACCTGCTGCCGGATACCGACTACCTGGGCTGGGACCGCCTGCTGGCGAGCGGCGAGCCGCTGCCCGCGACGGCGCCGGCGCCGGCGCCACATGTGCGGGTGCTCGACGCCTGCCTGCTGCGCTTTCGCCGGCGCCGGCTGGCCGGCTTCGACCTGCTGTGCGGCGAGGCGGTCACCCGGCTGTCGCCGCTGAGCCGGCAATTGGCCGCACGGATCGCTCGCGCGCACGCCGGGCAGGGCGACCGACAGTTCCGCTAGGAAAGGCCTGAACAAGCCGTCATCCCGGCGAGGCGCTTTTCAACAGCCGCAGGCTGGTCAAGCCGGGATCCAGTGCCTCGGCAACGGTTAAAGGCACTGGATTCCAGCTTTAGCTGGAATGACGGGCAAAGACTTGATCAGAGCGTCTCTTGGGAACGGCGGCCGGGCGGTTGTCCGTGCGGGCGACGCAGGTCGTCGGCATCCGCGCTGTGGAAATGCCGCCTGAACGCGACCTCGCCATCGGCCGGCTCCTCCAGTTCGCGTGCGTAGCGGTGGCCGGCGTAGACCGCGTGGGCGATCAGTCCTGGCGCCTCGGCGTCGCCGATGCAGCGCAGGCTGCTGACGCCGGCATCCATCCACTCGGCTTCGCGGCGGCAGAGTTCCTGGTACAGCGCGTCGTCGGGCAGGCGGGCGGTGACGGTGACCACCGCGTCGCACGCCAGTTCGCGCTGGCGATGGGTCCACACGTCCTCGACGGTGAGCGCGCTGCCGGCGTAGCCCGTGACCTCGTGCGAGACCAGCGCCTCGATGCCGAGTTCGGCCATGCGCTTGCGCACATGGCGGTAATCCAGGGTGTTCAACGTCCACGGCGCGAGGCTGTCCTCGGGTGTGAGGTGGATTACCTCGCAGCCACGAAGGCGCAGCAGTTCGGCGGCAACGCTGGCGTGGTAGTAGCCGTCGTCGTCGTACACCACTACCTTGCCCTCCGGCAGGCGGCCGTCCATCAGGTCGTCCACGGTGAACACGCGCGGGTTCTCCGCGAAGCCGGGGATGGCGAAGCCATGGCTGCGACCACAGCCGTCGCGGCGCCAGTGGCAGCCGGTGGCCAGCACCACGTGTTCAGCGCCGAAGTCGAGCACGTCCTGCGCGGTCAGGGCCGAGTCGAGATAGACGGCTATATTGGACAGCTTGTTGATCTGGCCAATGCGCCAGTCGCGCACGCGTGCCCATTCGGCGAGGCCGGGCAGGCGCGACTCGCGGCTGACGCGACCGCCCAGTTCCCTGCGCGCCTCGGCCAGGCTCACTTCGTAGCCGCGCTGGCCCAGCGCGCGCGCGGCCTCTAGCCCGGCCGGGCCGGCGCCCACCACCAACACGCGTGCCGCCGAGCGCTTCGGCGCGATGCGTTCCGGGTGCCAGCCCTTGCGCCATTCCTCGCCCATGGTCGGGTTTTGCGTGCAGCGGATCGGCGAGATGGTCATGTCGCCGGAGACGCAGACGTTGCAGCCGATGCACTCGCGAATGTCGTCGGCGCGTCCTTCCTCGATCTTCTTCGGCAGGAACGGGTCGGCGATCGACGGCCGCGCACAGCCGATCATGTCCAGCACACCGCGCTTGAGCTGCGACACCATGGTATCCGGCGAGGTGAAGCGGCCCACGCCTACCACCGGCTTGCTGGTGGCCTTCTTCACGAACGCGATGAACGGTTCCTGCGCGCCCTCGGCGGCGAAGCGCGAGGGCACCGAGTCGTTGTACCAGGCGGCCAGGTTCACATCCCACAAGTCGGGCAGCTCGGCCAGCATGCCCACGATGTCCTGCGCCTCGGCCAGTTCCACGCCGCCGGAGCCCAACCCTTCCTCGACGGCGAAGCGCAGCGCCACCGCGCAGCGGTCGCCCACGGCTTCCTTCGTGTCTTGCAGCACCTCGCGCAGCAGGCGCACGCGGTTCTCCAGCGAGCCGCCGTATTCGTCGCTGCGCTGGTTGCGCCGGCGTTGCAGGAAGTGCATCGCCAGCGACAGGTCGTGCGCGGCGTAGACATAGATGATGTCCATGCCGGCGCGCTTGCCGCGGATCGCCGCCTCGCGGTGCCAACGCCGGTACTCGCGGATGTCGTGCAGGGTCATCGCGCGCGCCTGATGCGGATAGCCGTACTTGGTCGGCTGGTGCGAGGGCGCGATCAGCACCTCGCGCGAATACAGGTTCGATGCGGTGGGGCCGTTGTGGCTCAGCTCCAGCGCGGCCAGCGCGCCGTGCGTGTGCACCTGGTCGCACATCAGCGCCAGCGCGGGGATGTCGCGGTCGTCCCACAGCCGCGCCTCGACGTAGGGCGTGAGGTCGCCGCTGGGGTGGATCTCGCATTCCTCGGTGGAGACCACCGCCCAGCCGCCCGCGGCCTTCATCTCGCGCATCGCCGCGTGCGCCAGCGGCATCGCGTGGCCCATGCCGTTGCAGTGCGGCACCTGGAAGAAGCGGTTCTTCGCGGTGACCGGACCGATCCTCACGGGTTCGAACAGGATGTCGTAGCGTGGATCTCTCATTCCGGAATGACCTCGGTGGACGGCGCGGCGCGGCGGCGCAGGCGCATCAATGCATACAGCGGCAGGCCCGCCGCGATCAGCCCCAGCGCGTACAGGAACGGCTCGTGGCCGATGCCGATGAAGGCGAACACCACGAACAGCACGCAGGTGACCCCGGCAAGCAGCGCCCGCCAGGTGGCGCAGGTGGCGCTGCGCCGCCGCCACAGCACGATCAGCGCGAGCGCGCAGCACAGGTAGAGCGGCAGGTTGGCGGCGGTCACCACCCGGGTGAGGAAGGTGAACGCCGCCACCAGCGATTTGCTGTAGCTCATGGCGATCATCACCGAGGCGAGCGCACCGGTCAGCAGCAGCGCCACCGCCGGTGCGCCGTGGCGGTTGTTGCGTGCAAGCATTGCCGGCAGCACGCCGTTGTGGGCCATGGTGCAGGTCAACTCGCCCCCCAGCAGGGTCCAGCCGTTGAGCGCGCCCAGCCCGCTGATCACCACGAACAGCGCCAGCCAGCGCCCGGAGCCGGCGGCGGCAAAGCGGTCCATCAGCAGGGCGAACGGTGCGCTCGCCTCGGCCAGCTCCGTTTGGTGGATCAGCAACAGCGGCACGGTGGAGACGATGATGTAGATCACCGCGGCCAGCACGGTGCCGGTCATGGTCGAGCGCGGAATGGTGCGTGCCGGGTCGTCCACCCTTGCCGCCGGCACGCTGGCCGACTCGATGCCGAGCATCGCGAACAGCGCGATGGTGGCGGCCGCGGTCACCCCGCCCAGGGTGATCGGCGTGGTGGGCAGGTGCGCGGTGTAGCTTGCCGGCGAGGTCAGCAGCAGCCAGCCGCCGAGCAGGGCGATCGCCAGCATCGGCAGCAGCTTCAGCGCGGTGGTGACGATCTGCACGCCGCCGCCGGTGCGCACACCGAACAGGTTGATCGCCACCACCGCCCACAGCAGGCCGAGCGCGAACAGCGCCGGCTGAAGCGCGCCCAGCGGTGGAAACACCACCGCCATGTAGCCGACCACGCCGGTGGCGAGCGCGGCATTGGTGAGCCACAGCGATACCCAGTACGCCCACAGCGCCAGGTACGCCGGCAGCTCGCCCAGGGTGCGGCGGATGTAGCCGTAGGGGCCTTCGGCATCGGGCATGGCGCGAGCCAGGTGCGAGAACACGCGGGCCAGCACCAGGCAGCCGGCCAGCACGATGATCCAGCCGATCAGCGCGTTGAAGCCGAACGGCGCCAGCGACGCCGGCAGCACGAAGATGCCCATGCCGATGACGTTGCCCACCACCAGCGCGGTGCAGGTCCAGAAGCCGATCGTGTTGCCGTTGCGCATGTCGGCTTCCGCCAGGTTTCGGTTCAGGACTGTGGCCGGAGCGGGCGGCGCGGGCTCATGCGGATTCGCCGGCGGGACTGGCGTAGGCCGCGCGCAGCAGGTTCTGGAAATGCCAGACGCCGCCCTCGCGCTTCGGACACAGCCGGCCGGGAATGTAATGGCCGGAGGCCAGGCCCTGCTGCACCGCCTCGCAGATCGCGATGTCCTCGTGCTGCACCTCGTCGCTGAAGGCCTGGTCGGCGGCGATGCGCGCCTGCGCGCTCTCGTCCTGCGCGTAGTAGTAGTCGAACACGATGCGGCAACGGTTCGGCCCCAGCGGCAGGATGCGGTTGGTCTGCAGCCGGCCGGGCATGATGTTGAGCATCACGTTGGGGTAGATGAAGTAGTAGAACGCCTGGCCGTCGCCGTAGATGTCGGCGCTGTTGCGCAGCGGCGAGGATTGCAGCGAATGCCACGCGAACAGCTCGGTGTCGTAGGCGCGGTAGTCGAGCACCCGTGACAGGCCGGGATGCACGTGCGGCAGGTGGTAGCCCTCGAGGTAATTGTCGACGTAGACCTTCCAGTTGCAGTCGATGTCGTAG
This genomic stretch from Rhodanobacter thiooxydans harbors:
- a CDS encoding potassium channel beta subunit family protein; amino-acid sequence: MLYRRLGTSGLQLSALSFGAWVTFGRQVGRAQARDLLALAHERGVNFFDNAETYNNGVAEQVMGDVLADLRFPRDSWCVSSKVFFGAVDKPLPTQRGLSRKHVMEACHQALQRLRVDYLDLYFCHRPDPDTPIAETVAAMDTLIRQGKVLYWGTSEWPAEAIHEAHKVARENHLYAPVTEQPQYNLLHRERVEVEYAPLYEAYGMGTTIWSPLASGLLSGKYNGGVPADSRLAQPGYEWLRESVLGHGDERLGKVRALQPIAAELGSSLAQLAIAWCLLNPHVSTVMLGASKREQLEQNLDALELLPRLDAAVAQRIRQAVETA
- the ahr gene encoding NADPH-dependent aldehyde reductase Ahr, which produces MSSITGWAASAAGQPLKLATFDVGELGAEEVEVAVDYCGICHSDLSMINNEWGNARYPFIPGHEVVGRVTALGAQAKGLSVGQRVGIGWTAESCMHCRQCLSGDQNLCAQAVATIGGHHGGFADKLRAHWAWTIPLPEGIDLASAGPLLCGGITVLKPFLAYDIKPTARVGVVGIGGLGHLAVKFAAAWGCEVTAFTSTLAKADEARSFGAHHVVASRDSAAIKAIAGSLDLLLVTVNVPMDWNALLGTLAPKGRMHVVGAVLEPIPVPAFSLIGKQREVSGSPTGSPVDIARMLDFAARHDIRPQIEMFPMSKVNEALQHLADGKARYRIVLEA
- a CDS encoding FAD-dependent oxidoreductase, translated to MRDPRYDILFEPVRIGPVTAKNRFFQVPHCNGMGHAMPLAHAAMREMKAAGGWAVVSTEECEIHPSGDLTPYVEARLWDDRDIPALALMCDQVHTHGALAALELSHNGPTASNLYSREVLIAPSHQPTKYGYPHQARAMTLHDIREYRRWHREAAIRGKRAGMDIIYVYAAHDLSLAMHFLQRRRNQRSDEYGGSLENRVRLLREVLQDTKEAVGDRCAVALRFAVEEGLGSGGVELAEAQDIVGMLAELPDLWDVNLAAWYNDSVPSRFAAEGAQEPFIAFVKKATSKPVVGVGRFTSPDTMVSQLKRGVLDMIGCARPSIADPFLPKKIEEGRADDIRECIGCNVCVSGDMTISPIRCTQNPTMGEEWRKGWHPERIAPKRSAARVLVVGAGPAGLEAARALGQRGYEVSLAEARRELGGRVSRESRLPGLAEWARVRDWRIGQINKLSNIAVYLDSALTAQDVLDFGAEHVVLATGCHWRRDGCGRSHGFAIPGFAENPRVFTVDDLMDGRLPEGKVVVYDDDGYYHASVAAELLRLRGCEVIHLTPEDSLAPWTLNTLDYRHVRKRMAELGIEALVSHEVTGYAGSALTVEDVWTHRQRELACDAVVTVTARLPDDALYQELCRREAEWMDAGVSSLRCIGDAEAPGLIAHAVYAGHRYARELEEPADGEVAFRRHFHSADADDLRRPHGQPPGRRSQETL
- the hemP gene encoding hemin uptake protein HemP — encoded protein: MPVLSLCQPPSSRPILRPVPSTPSSAVARRISSQALLEGKRELVIEHQGSEYHLRLTRNDKLILTK
- a CDS encoding APC family permease, encoding MRNGNTIGFWTCTALVVGNVIGMGIFVLPASLAPFGFNALIGWIIVLAGCLVLARVFSHLARAMPDAEGPYGYIRRTLGELPAYLALWAYWVSLWLTNAALATGVVGYMAVVFPPLGALQPALFALGLLWAVVAINLFGVRTGGGVQIVTTALKLLPMLAIALLGGWLLLTSPASYTAHLPTTPITLGGVTAAATIALFAMLGIESASVPAARVDDPARTIPRSTMTGTVLAAVIYIIVSTVPLLLIHQTELAEASAPFALLMDRFAAAGSGRWLALFVVISGLGALNGWTLLGGELTCTMAHNGVLPAMLARNNRHGAPAVALLLTGALASVMIAMSYSKSLVAAFTFLTRVVTAANLPLYLCCALALIVLWRRRSATCATWRALLAGVTCVLFVVFAFIGIGHEPFLYALGLIAAGLPLYALMRLRRRAAPSTEVIPE